TTTTTTAATATCTATGTTTCCTATATTTTCTCTTTTGTCAAGCGCAGTTTCCAAAATATTAAAAAGACTTTCAAGGCTGAGAGTTTTGCAGGCATCTTTGGCAAAAACCGAGTTTACGAGTTCATTTATATTTGATGAAATTCTAGTGTACTCTTTAAAAGTAACCGAATCTTTTTTATCCGGAGGAAAGGAAAAATTTCCTTTTACTATTTTATCCAAAATTTCGTTCTGTACCGCAATGCCGTCATCTTTGCTTGCACCTGCTCCCATGATAAAAACGGTTTTCTTATCAGCCGATACGGTAAAATTATCCATTTTGAATACCTTTTTAGAAGCTGAGTAATGACAAAAACAGAAGCTTGAAAGTCGGCAACAACAAGCAACCTTTCCGAGTTAATGTCAAGATTTTGCGATTAAAACGCACAAGATAAACAAGTTTTCTTTTATTGCTGTTGTTTAATTTGCCGTCTGAAGAAAGGGGCTATTCGTTAAAATACTCTATTATTATATTAGCTTTATACACTGATTTTATAGCATTTCTGAAATCGGCAATGAAATACAGTCTTATTTTCTTATTGCCCTGCAGAGATCCGTAATCGGCATAATTGTATCTAAATCCCCTTTTGTCCATAAACTTTATTTCGTCGCTGCCTTTGTGAAGACCCGTATTATTGTCAAAAGCGCTTATATCTCTTAAAAATTTCCATGGATCTTGCCAGTCTGTAAATACATCAGAATCCTCAATCGATGAAGGAGCTGGACGCCATCTTATAGGAAGCATTTCTAAAGAATTGTATTTTAAATTTACCAATCCTGAATTGGTAGTGCTGGTAATTTCTCCAGCATAAGTAAGATCTGAAACTGTAAAAGAAGATTTATTATCGGTATAGACCTGAACACCCCAGTTGTTTCCTTCAACATTATTTAGAGCAATTTCAATGTACTGCAAAGAGACCGCATTTTCTTCTTTATACTTTGCATTGTCCCAAGTTATGGATGAAACGGACAAACCGTCGGAACGATTTGCCAGTTCCAACGACAGGTTAGCCAAAGGAGCAGCTTTTTTCCATAAAATCGAATCTACAAACACTTCAATCCCCCACTCGCTTTGAGAACTGCCGGCATTATGCCTCATGATAAAAGGAAGCGTAACAAAACCTAAATTGTTTTTCGTTATTAATGAGCTTGAATCGCTCTTTAAAGGTATTGACACACTTTGCCAGTCTGTTGAGGATTGAACAAAACCTAACTCCGATAAAGTAAACCAGACCTGCCCCCCTATAGTTTCAAAACCTATTTCAAAATTTTCAGCAGCCGCAGAAGGCGACGAAATCCTAAGGCTGACCTCTATTTTCCCGCCATAATAAGAAGACATATTGTACATACCGTCGGCAAAACTAAAACCCCAGCCGCCCCAGCCTGAATCAGTTCTTTTAGCCGACATATAATTTTCTCCTTCAAACGAACCGCTGAAGGAAGTATAAGGCGTAAAACTAATAGTTCCTCCCCACGACTCCTGCTCAAGATTGTCTTGATACTCGTTTCCGCCAACTACGCCTCCCAAAAAATTATCGGAATAAATGCTGTAAACATCTTGTTTTGTATTAGAACTGAGATACGGGGAATATGACAAGTCTGTAGAAGTGTATTTAAAATCGGAAAAATTATCGGTTTGCACCATTGTGCCGGGTGGTATCATCATACTGCCGCCGTTAGGCACAGCAGGAACAGTAGCCGATGTCCTTTTAAAAAAATTGACAGTTTTATAGTTTTCTTTATCCGGATTGTAAGCTATAAAAGTCCTCACTCCGCTTTTATTAGTAACAAGAAAAGACGGCTCATTAGCGTAATAGTTTGTGTCGACGGTTCCCATGGCGTTAAAAAAATGTATGAAGTGATAAGAAAAGCTCATGCTGCTTCCATCGTCTCCAATGCCGGTATTAAAAGTATCAGGAAAATTTACAACTAGATTTGCACTATTCCAATCCGTCAGAGCCTTAGGTGCGTCAAAAAGAGATTCAAAACGAAGCCAAATATCTCTCCAAAGATTGTTTCTTCCGCTGGAAGTATCTCGACCCGACCAATATTCATTGTAAAAATTCTGTGCATAATTTGTATCATATCCCAAATACAACATAGACGGCGTAAGAGGCAAAACCTGAATACCCATTACTGTCTGCGTAATTTTAGGGTCCCACCACAAGCTCCAGTTAAATTTGCTGTCAAAAAGCATGCCAACACTTTTGTGATTGAAATCTAACGTTGTCCAAATATCGCCTTCTATATTAAAATAGTAATTTTTCGTAGCTTCATATTGCGTTGTATATCCGTAAACGCCTAAATTTATTAAAGTCTGGTTATTTGTCACGATACCCCATAAATATATGCCTGCCCAAGCATTCATAGCTTCTGAAGTTGATTCTTCATCATTGCCAAACCATGCGTCTGCGCCGCCTCTGCCGTTTGCCCAAGAGTGTCCTTCATACACATCAAAATTCCTTAAAAATGGAAAACTTGTGTCATCTCTGAGAGGATTGGCAAATTCCTTGATAAGCAAATCCACCATCCCTTTATACTGTGAACTTTCTGCAAAAGAAGGATCATATATTGCAAGTATTGCGGAAGCGTAAACAAAATATCCATAATGAAAATGATGATCGTTAAACTTACTTGCGCCGAAATCAGCTACATTTCCGGGCGTTGAGCCTATTATTCCGCCCCATGCTGAATCATACCCAAAATATTTTTTTGCATTTGTCCCGGAATACCAAGTTGAAAGTTCAGTTTTTAATCTATTTATCATAGAATCACGGTTAGCAAAATCGCCATTTTGATGAAAAACCGAAATTAAGTTTGCCGCTCTTGCAACAGCTTTTCCGTGATAATATGTGTTTGAATCGCCTTTCCACCCATTTTCTATGCGCGCTTGCGAGGGGTCAAAATCTTTATCGTAATTCAGATACTCCTGCAGTTTTGACTCGGCAGAAGCAGGAACTTCATAAGTTAAAAACGGCACAATACCATTAAAATTGTGTTTTGTTTGAAAAGAACTTCCAGGATATGCTTTCAACGTTCCTCTTATTGACGAATATTGATTAATTTGGCTGCCTAAAGAACTTGACAAATTTTTATAATGATGAGGATATAATGCAAAAATAGTTTGATTTGAAACAAAACTACCACCGCTTCGTTTAACATCAAAAGTGAAATTAAAATTTGTTGTAAGTGTAGCGTCGTTATTATATGTCCAGCTTACTTGCGTGTCCGTAACAAAATTATAAGCGTAATTATAATATTGCTGAAAAAGAGCAAAAGCTCCCGTGTCATCAGCAGTAGCAGACGGCGATTTTAAAAGAGCTATGGACAAGTATCTGTCGCTTTCATTTACGGCTGAAGCTGGGAAAGTTACGTTTACATAAGTCGTTTTCCATTGTCCCCACTGATATTTGCTTATATGAAATGTTGACCCACTCGGAGCATATACTCCGAAATACTGATATGTTTCGCCGTTTGTATTTATAAAATTTGCGGAATCACTTTGGTTTACGCGCATTTTTAACATTAAACTATCAGCAGATACGCTCATGCTTGCTCCCGAAGGATTCACATTAGTCATAGTACCGTTATTGCTAATATAACAAGTAAGGTCGCCGGCGTTTTCCGTAAATTTAGCGCGGAGCCTAGGAGTAATATTTGGAGAAAAATAATTGTAAGTAAATGCAAAACCCTTTCCGAAAGTCGTAGTGACTTTATTTGCGGAATTATTTCTGTCTTCCAAAACAGTTGTTACTGACCAATCTGAATAATCTTTTATTTTTATTTTATCTGCCCAAATAACCGTTGCATCGGCTATTCCCGCTTCCCCTGTAATAGTTGAGCCTTGAACCGCCAAAGGCAAAAGATTTTGCACATACATTTCATTTGCACCGTTTACCCCTATTAATTGACCGCCTAAAGAATACCCTAAACCAGCTCCTCCCCATGCAGACGGCGGCTCACTGTCCCAGCCGTAAGGAAATCTTGAATCATAAATCATCAACATAGGCGTAAGAGCTACTCTGTTGCCTATATTTGAGGCATTGGTACCGGTATCATCACGAGGGTCAGTAAAAAGCGACGTGTACCATTTATTTGTAGGATATGGAGAAAGTGAAGAAAAAGATGAATCAAGCCTTGCGGCAGGCATTACAGAAGTATAATTTTTTAAGCTTGCCGCGCCTCCTGGAGATGGTTTAAAAAAATTTCCAGGAAAAGACTTCAACATTATAGTTTTACTGCCATTAGAAGAACCCGTATAACCAGGACGCGGTCCTGCCTCTACAGACAAGGCAAATGCAGAAAACAAGAATACTAAAAACAGATACAATGATTTAAGAAAATACTTCACAAAATTAATCCTTCACGGAAAATCAGCCTAATTTTCTAGATATATTAATAGCGAAATATTAAGAAAATTAAACAAATATCTTTTTATATTTTTACATAACATATTTATTTTTGTTAATTATAAATTTCCACTATATTTTACCATATTTTATTTAAGATATGGATATATAACGCACTATTTCCAACACTACTATTTATAGGCCTATATTATTTTACTATAATTGTCTGTTAAGATTCAGTCCTATATTTGAACTAAAACCTCAAACGGACAGCGATTATTCAAATATAATCTGGTAATCTTCCCTATCTATATCGGTATTAGATTTGATTTCAACATCTAGTTTAAAAAGCTCTTTAAGCCGGGATTTGCGTTCGTTAAAATATTCCACAACATCAGGATTAAGCTTTATTTTGATTTTTCCGTGGTGCATATCGACGTTCATCTGTTCTATATCATCGCAAACGTTTATAAAAACAGATTCTTTAGAAAGGACAAGCCCCAACCCGCGGCATGTCGGGCACGTATCTCCAAGAAGGGAAAACAAAGATTCTCTCTTGCGCTCTCTTGTCATTTCAATAAGTCCGAGTCTTGTTATAGGCCATATTTTTGTTTTTGCTTTATCTCCTTTTGTCGCCGTGCGTAAAGCGTTGAGAACTTTTTGCCTGTTAGCCGCTTTTTTCATGTCGATGAAATCTATCACTATAATTCCGCCGATATTTCTCAGTCTTAACTGCCTTGCAATCTCTTCGGCCGCTTCAAGATTTGTAATCGTGGCGGTGTCTTCATGCGAAGCTCTGGCTGTAAATTTGCCACTGTTGACATCTATGGCGCAGAGCGATTCGGCTTCTTGTATTATAAGATATCCGCCGGACTTCAATCTTGCTTTATTCGAATGTAGCCTTTTAATCTCCTCTTCAATTCCATAGGATTTAAAAATAGATTGGCTGCCATTGTAAAGAACTATTCTGTCCGTCAGTTCAGGAGAAATAACTTTAACAAACTCCGCAACATCTTTAAGTTCCTTTTGGGAATCTATATGCATTAAAATCACATCTTCTGTAAAATAGTCTCTGACCGTTTGAAAAACAACACCTAAATCTTTATGTATCAGACTCATCGGTTTTGCATCTTCAAACCTGCGCACTATCAAAGCCCACATACGCGTAAGATATTTTATCTCTCTTTTTATTTCTTCTTCGGCCGCGTCTTCAGCTTCCGTTCGGACTATGATCCCGCCTGGAATATCCACTTTAAAATCTGCAACTATTCTTTTAAGCCTGTCATACTCTTTTTTATCGTCAATATTTTTCGATATGCCTATATTGTTGCTAAATGGCATATACACCAAAAGTCTTCCAGGAAGCGAAATATCCATTGTCACTTTAGACCCTTTAGTGCTTATAGGCTCTTTGTAAACCTGAACCATTATGTCTTGTCCAGGCTTAATCATTTGTCCGATATTTTTTTCATTTTTCTGAGCTACGATATCGTCGACTCCCAGATAAGCACTTTTGCCAAAACCTATATCGACAAAAGCGGAATTTAAAGCCGGAACTATGTTTTGGACTCTGCCTTTATATATGTTATTGAGGATTTTTTCCGACTCACGCCTTTCGATAAATAAATCAAAAAGTCTTCCATCTTCAAGCACCGCTACTTTTGTTTCTTCAAGAGTCCTGTTTACTACTATTTCTTTTTTCACTATTATTCCTACTTTTTTATCTTATTTATTGCTTCCATTACATTCTTAGCCGTTTGCGCATATATCGACGTTTCCTGAGAAACATCCACATTTTTTAAAACGGATTTGTTATCTACAAACACAATACCGCCAGAAGAAAGTGCATCTCTTAAAAATTCTCCGGTTTTAGCGGAAAGCGGATAGTCTGCTACCAAAAGCCTCACGTTTTTATTTTTGCACAATTCGTCAATTTTTTTTATATCGCTTATTATCCATTCGTTTATCATGCGCATTTTTATGTTATAATCGGTTGTATTGATGGCTGTTATCGAGTTGATTTCGGGTATGAATTCGCCAATATAACTTTTCATGACTTTTGTAAAGTAAAGAATCTCGGATATGATTATGCCATCATAAGACATATACATTACAGATAAACCTTTATAACATTGATTTGTTTTGTCAAAAGGATTTATTAAAATTCCCTCTTCAAACATTTTCAAAGCTTCGTTTACTCTTGAATTACCTGCATCCATCAGATACAAAGAGCCGAGCGTATAATAAAGTCTGGAATCTAAAGGTTTAATTCTCAGCATTTCTTTAATAAGCATCTCGGCTTCTTTATATTTCTTCTCATTTATAAAATCCCAGACAAGTTTATATCTGGCGTCGAAAGAAGCGCCAATGTCGATATTGGTCACAATATCTTCAGAAAGAACCAGAAAAGAAGGTATTATTTTAGGAGCATACCCATCTACTTTTTTGGGAGAAGAGCCTGCTATGGAACGATAAGCGGTGCAAAAAGCGTAATAGAGAGAAGCTTTATTGGAATGTGCCGCAGGAGAAGCATACATACTTGCCACTTCATTATTTAATTTTTTTACGGAATCAACATCGTTTTCATTTATAAAAGCATCCTGCGCAGTGTAAATGCCTTTACCTTTCAAGTATTCGGTAAACCCGTTGAGATTATAATAATTAGCCTCACCGACCATAATTACTATGAATTCCGTATTGCTGTTTGATTTTGAAAGAATATCACTTATAAGTTTCAGGCACTGGGCAGTATTCA
This genomic stretch from Candidatus Endomicrobium procryptotermitis harbors:
- a CDS encoding Rne/Rng family ribonuclease, with protein sequence MKKEIVVNRTLEETKVAVLEDGRLFDLFIERRESEKILNNIYKGRVQNIVPALNSAFVDIGFGKSAYLGVDDIVAQKNEKNIGQMIKPGQDIMVQVYKEPISTKGSKVTMDISLPGRLLVYMPFSNNIGISKNIDDKKEYDRLKRIVADFKVDIPGGIIVRTEAEDAAEEEIKREIKYLTRMWALIVRRFEDAKPMSLIHKDLGVVFQTVRDYFTEDVILMHIDSQKELKDVAEFVKVISPELTDRIVLYNGSQSIFKSYGIEEEIKRLHSNKARLKSGGYLIIQEAESLCAIDVNSGKFTARASHEDTATITNLEAAEEIARQLRLRNIGGIIVIDFIDMKKAANRQKVLNALRTATKGDKAKTKIWPITRLGLIEMTRERKRESLFSLLGDTCPTCRGLGLVLSKESVFINVCDDIEQMNVDMHHGKIKIKLNPDVVEYFNERKSRLKELFKLDVEIKSNTDIDREDYQIIFE